The Macaca thibetana thibetana isolate TM-01 chromosome 11, ASM2454274v1, whole genome shotgun sequence genome window below encodes:
- the TROAP gene encoding tastin gives MTTRQATRDPLLRGVSPTPSKIPVRSQKRTPFPTVTSCALDQENQDPRRWLQKPPLNIQRPLVDSAGPRPKAKHQAETSQRLVGIPQPRNPLEELRPSPRGQNVGPGPPAQTEAPGTIEFVADPAALATILSGEGVKSCHLGRQPSLAKRVLVRGSQGGTTQRGQGVRASAYLAPRTPTHRLDPARASCFSRLEGPGPRGQTLCPQRLQALISPSGPSFHPSTRPSFQELRRETAGSSRTSVSQASGLLLETPVQPAFSLPKGEHEVVTRSDEGSVASLGLAQRVPLRENREMTHTRDSRDSHLMPSPAPVAQPLPGHVVPCPSPFGRAQRVPSPGPPTVTSYSVLRRLTIQPKTRFTPMPSTPRVQQARWLSGVSPQSCSEDPALPWEQVAVRLFDQESCIRSLEGSGKPPVATPSEPHSNRTPNLQEVKIQRIGILQQLLRQEIEGLVGGQCAPLNGGSSLDMVELQPLLTEISRNLNATEHNSGTSHLPGLLKCSGLPKPCLPEECGEPQPCPPAEPGLPEAVCRSEPETPEPSPQEQLEVPEPCPPAEPRPPESCCRSEPEIPDPSRQQQLEVPEPCPPAEPRSPESCCRSEPEIPEPSQQEQLEVPEPCPPAEPSPLQPSTQGQSGPPEPYPRVELGASEPCTLEHRSPESSLPPCCSQWAPATTSLIFSSQHPLCASPPICSLQSLRTPAGQAGLSSLAPRTLALRERLKSCLTAIHCFHEARLDDECAFYTSRAPPSGPTRVCTNPVATLLEWQDALCFIPVGSAPRGSPS, from the exons ATGACCACCCGACAAGCCACGAGGGATCCTCTCCTCCGGGGTGTATCTCCTACCCCTAGCAAGATTCCGGTACGCTCTCAGAAACGCACGCCTTTCCCCACTGTTACATCGTGCGCCCTGGACCAGGAGAACCAAGATCCAAGG AGATGGTTGCAGAAACCACCGCTCAATATTCAACGCCCCCTCGTTGATTCAGCAGGCCCTAGGCCCAAAGCCAAGCACCAGGCAGAGACATCACAAAGATTGGTGGGGATCCCTCAGCCTCGGAACCCCTTGGAGGAGCTCAGGCCTAGCCCTAGGGGTCAAAATGTGGGGCCTGGGCCCCCTGCCCAGACAG AGGCTCCAGGGACCATAGAGTTTGTGGCTGACCCTGCAGCCCTGGCCACCATCCTGTCAGGTGAGGGTGTGAAGAGCTGTCACCTGGGGCGCCAGCCTAGTCTTGCTAAGAGAGTACTGGTTCGAGGAAGTCAGGGAGGCACCACCCAGAGGGGCCAG GGTGTTCGGGCCTCTGCATATTTGGCCCCCAGAACTCCCACTCACCGACTGGACCCTGCCAGGGCTTCCTGCTTCTCAAGGCTGGAGGGACCAGGACCTCGAGGCCAGACTTTGTGCCCCCAGAGGCTACAGGCTCTG ATTTCACCTTCAGGACCTTCCTTTCACCCTTCCACTCGCCCCAGTTTCCAGGAGCTAAGAAGGGAGACAGCTGGCAGCAGCCG GACTTCAGTGAGCCAGGCCTCAGGATTGCTCCTGGAGACCCCAGTCCAGCCTG CTTTCTCTCTCCCTAAAGGAGAACATGAGGTTGTCACTCGCTCAGATGAAGGAAGTGTGGCCTCTCTTGGTCTGGCCCAGCGAGTACCATTAAGAGAAAACCGAGAAATGACACATACCAGG GACAGCCGTGACTCCCACCTGAtgccctcccctgcccctgtGGCCCAGCCCTTGCCTGGCCATGTGGTGCCATGTCCATCACCCTTTGGACGGGCTCAGCGTGTACCCTCCCCAGGCCCTCCAACTGTG ACCTCATATTCAGTGTTGCGGCGTCTCACCATTCAACCTAAAACCCGATTCACGCCCATGCCATCAACCCCCAGAGTTCAGCAG GCCCGGTGGCTGAGTGGTGTTTCCCCTCAGTCCTGCTCTGAAgatcctgccctgccctgg GAGCAGGTTGCCGTCCGGTTGTTTGACCAGGAGAGTTGTATAAGGTCACTGGAGGGGTCTGGGAAACCACCTGTGGCCACTCCTTCTGAACCCCACTCTAACAGAACCCCCAACCTCCAGGAGGTGAAGATTCAA CGCATCGGTATCCTGCAGCAGCTGTTGAGACAGGAGATAGAGGGGCTGGTAGGGGGCCAGTGTGCCCCCCTTAACGGAGGCTCTTCTCTGGATATGGTTGAACTTCAGCCCCTGCTGACTGAGATTTCTAGAAATCTGAATGCCACAGAGCATAACTCTGGGACTTCCCACCTTCCTGGATTGTTAAAATGCTCAGGGCTGCCAAAGCCCTGCCTTCCAGAGGAGTGCGGGGAACCACAGCCCTGCCCTCCAGCGGAGCCTGGGCTGCCAGAGGCCGTCTGTAGGAGTGAGCCTGAGACACCAGAGCCCTCCCCCCAGGAACAGCTTGAGGTACCAGAGCCCTGCCCTCCAGCAGAACCCAGGCCCCCAGAGTCCTGCTGTAGGAGTGAGCCTGAGATACCGGATCCCTCCCGCCAGCAACAGCTTGAGGTACCAGAGCCCTGCCCTCCAGCAGAACCCAGGTCCCCAGAGTCCTGCTGTAGGAGTGAGCCTGAGATACCAGAGCCCTCTCAGCAGGAACAGCTTGAGGTACCAGAGCCCTGCCCTCCAGCAGAACCCAGTCCCCTTCAGCCCAGCACCCAGGGGCAGTCTGGACCCCCAGAGCCCTACCCTAGGGTAGAGCTGGGGGCATCAGAGCCCTGCACCCTGGAACATAGAAGTCCAGAGTCCAGCCTACCACCCTGCTGCAGTCAGTGGGCTCCAGCAACCACCAGCCTGATCTTCTCTTCCCAACACCCGCTTTGTGCCAGCCCCCCTATCTGCTCACTCCAGTCTCTGAGAACCCCGGCAGGCCAGGCAG GCCTCAGCAGTCTGGCCCCTCGAACCCTAGCCCTGAGGGAGCGCCTCAAATCGTGTTTAACTGCCATCCACTGCTTCCATGAGGCTCGTCTGGACGATGAGTGTGCCTTTTACACCAGCCGAGCCCCTCCCTCAGGCCCCACCCGGGTCTGCACCAACCCTGTGGCTACATTACTCGAATGGCAGGATGCCCTG TGTTTCATTCCAGTTGGCTCTGCCCCCCGGGGCTCTCCATCATGA